GGATGACAAATGCGGTGTTGATTCTATACCAGTTGACCCAGAAAAGGTCATTGCTATAGTGGAATCGACTGAAATGGATAAGGTTCCGCCAAACACACCCTCTGACGGTATGTCGAAGGCGATTGCGAATCACCTAGTAGAGTTCTTCAGAGATGAGGTAAAGCATGGGAGACTACCGGAGAATTTGCATCCTTTACAAAGTGGCATCGGCAATATTGCAAATGCCGTCATTGAAGGGCTAACGGACGCAAAGTTCAAACATTTGAATGTTTGGACAGAAGTCCTGCAAGATTCTTTCCTAGATTTATTCGACAACGGCTCGTTAGACTATGCTACGGCAACCTCCGTCAGACTGACTGAGAAGGGTTTCGAAAGACTGTTCAACGATTGGGATAACTACAAACATAAACTTTGTCTAAGGTCTCAAGTTGTTTCCAACAATCCGGAGATGATCCGTCGTTTAGGTGTGATTGCAATGAATACACCGGTTGAAATCGATATATATGCCCATGCAAACTCAACGAATGTCAATGGCTCCCGTATGTTGAATGGATTAGGTGGCTCAGCAGATTTTCTAAGAAATGCAAAATTATCTATAATGCACGCACCATCAGCAAGACCTACTAAGGTTGATCCAACAGGTATTTCGACAATCGTGCCAATGGCTTCGCACGTTGATCAAACAGAACATGATCTTGATGTTGTTGTGACAGATCAAGGTTTAGCAGATTTGAGAGGTTTAGCGCCAAGAGAAAGAGCTCATGTAATTATTGATAATTGTGCTCATCCTGATTATAAAGATTTGTTAAACGactatttggaaagatcAGAGCATTATGCTCGTAAACATTCTTGCTTACATGAACCACATATGTTGAAGAATGCTCATAAATTTCATACAAATTTAATAGAAAGAGGAACAATGAAAGTTGATTCCTGGGATCCAGTGGAGTGATTGGATGCCCCTCGCTGTTCCACCCCCATTAGTTTATGtcagaagaaaagaaattaatagtaatcattttcatcattattatttttattcatGATGTCTTTAAGCGataatatatatttacttatttatttttagttttttcaatataaaaaCATTTCGTAGCTTGAGTACGGCGCAGCAAAAAATGGTCTCTAGCGGGATCGAACCGCTGATCCCCGCGTTATTAGCACGGTGCCTTAACCAACTGGGCCAAGAGACCTATGTACTTTACATTTAAAATCTCGTTTTATTAAATCCATCAACGATAAATGCAGGCACAGGTGCTTTCAAACGGAATCTCAAGCGGAATCTCAAGCGGAATCTCAAGCGGAATCTGAACTCGGCCGTTCTAAGTAAATCAAAGAGGATGTCACTTTTAACAGAAAGCAATTACTGTCACTATGGAGAGTGTAGGTCAATTTCGCTTGAACACAGATCGATTTTGTTAGAGAAGTtaaatatatgaaagagatgacttttaagaatcagaaactgttgaaatataaatcgatattgtaagatatcttagagatgacttataagcatcagaaagagacaattggtctgtaaaacaaaataaacgaagtcaggtgaaaccctaacagtatgtcaatcgatactggaaagatatcggatgataatctatcgcgagacgcttacaattcaggaatctggCTGCGAAGGtgtctatggcatggaacaagaaataacagttgtactgtggattctatgggactagaaatggtgcgatgaggatgaaaattcttcactcgtcgtcctctcttattgttcaataggtgcaaaatgtcagataaaaaaattctgtcGTCTTTTTCCGGTTACTCCCACTCGGTTCATTtagtttttatttcattctATGATTTGGGAAATCAAGGACCTATACAACTGTATAACCGAAAATCGCAATActatcatcaatttttaaCCAGTCTAGTATTGACAGCTCCGAAGTCAGCCTTCTTTCCAAACAAACACTCTTGTTAGATCAACTCTTTCATTAAACGCAGTTTCGAATTATCTCTTGGCATGTCGTTATTTTCTGTGTCATTTTTACCaattatttcttcaatcaCATATCACGTAAGAGACCATGTTATCATAACCGTAGCGCTAGATCCAGATCTTGTGAGACAAAACTAAAAAGGGTTCAGAATAAACCGTTTCTCGTAAATATGACTGTATATCCGGACTTTGCAGCTTTTGATTTGGATTATACTGTTTGGCCCTGTTATTGCGATACCCACATTACTCCGCCTTTCAAGCCGGTGAAAAGTAGTAATGGAGAAGTTCACACACTTATAGATGCTAGAGGTTATGAAATTAGTTTTTACAAGGATGTACCAAGGATAATTGCAGATCTAAAAGACCACAAGTCAAGGATTATTTCAGCCTCGAGAACATGGGCACCCGAAATCGCGAAGGAAATGCTTCAGAACTTCAAAGTGAGCTATGAAGGAAAGATCGTACCTATGATAGAACTATTTGATGATCTACAATGGGGCGAGAGAAGTAAAGTTGGGCATATTAGGGACGCTTTAAAGAGACTTTACGGTGACGATAATTTTAAAGATCATAAAATGTGTCtgtttgatgatgaatctCGTAACAGAGAAGTTGAGAAGTACGGCATCAAATTTGTTTATGTCACAGATCCAGAAAAAGGGGTCACTTGGAAGCTTTATCAATCATATTTAAACGGCATGTAATACTTTGCAGATAGATA
This Zygotorulaspora mrakii chromosome 5, complete sequence DNA region includes the following protein-coding sequences:
- a CDS encoding Mg-dependent acid phosphatase (similar to Saccharomyces cerevisiae YER134C), which translates into the protein MTVYPDFAAFDLDYTVWPCYCDTHITPPFKPVKSSNGEVHTLIDARGYEISFYKDVPRIIADLKDHKSRIISASRTWAPEIAKEMLQNFKVSYEGKIVPMIELFDDLQWGERSKVGHIRDALKRLYGDDNFKDHKMCLFDDESRNREVEKYGIKFVYVTDPEKGVTWKLYQSYLNGM
- the ACH1 gene encoding acetyl-CoA hydrolase (similar to Saccharomyces cerevisiae ACH1 (YBL015W); ancestral locus Anc_8.161), with translation MTISRLLKERIRYAPYLSKVKDVKELIPLFKDGQNIGWSGFTGVGAPKAVPEALVKHVEENNLQGKLRFNLFVGASAGPEECLWAEHDMISRRAPHQVGKPISKAINAGKISFFDKHLSMFPQDLTYGFYTRNRTDNKILDYTIIEATAIKEDGSIVPGPSVGGSPEFITVSDKVIIEVNTATPSFEGLHDIDMPLNPPFRQPYPYVKVDDKCGVDSIPVDPEKVIAIVESTEMDKVPPNTPSDGMSKAIANHLVEFFRDEVKHGRLPENLHPLQSGIGNIANAVIEGLTDAKFKHLNVWTEVLQDSFLDLFDNGSLDYATATSVRLTEKGFERLFNDWDNYKHKLCLRSQVVSNNPEMIRRLGVIAMNTPVEIDIYAHANSTNVNGSRMLNGLGGSADFLRNAKLSIMHAPSARPTKVDPTGISTIVPMASHVDQTEHDLDVVVTDQGLADLRGLAPRERAHVIIDNCAHPDYKDLLNDYLERSEHYARKHSCLHEPHMLKNAHKFHTNLIERGTMKVDSWDPVE